In one Magallana gigas chromosome 9, xbMagGiga1.1, whole genome shotgun sequence genomic region, the following are encoded:
- the LOC105328058 gene encoding uncharacterized protein: MADSDVRALCDEFWQWRMRQSPEFASFCGDQRYSHLLDEIDTKAFLSFESDVSKLIKKAEEIQMKNLSSSAKTDLLLMKDQIQTFQKGMKYKGWYFPINFMDGLHADVPKVINMSPTHTEEDFRNLNKRIECYGKKAKSCIQVLKEGVENGYVQHRFSVEIVPDQINEMISPDLTPDKDVFLSPYKKGPSENIESTIWDKLLEEAKDIVRTCVRPSFKELAEYIQNDYMKHTRPSIAHSSLPNGQALYQACLDFHLSLSMTPQEVFDLGQAEVERITQAMRKIAREEGYGDNIAKFKEALGKREEFFFKTPEDLLEYVNHICCEEIQPKLSLFFKEFPSSKLRIEQTPPLMASGPIAFYFGGSPDGSRPGVYYVRTTNLKGSPKYELMAISLHEGEPGHHFQTMTSMEMKDIHAFRRAQEDMNYAWVPSRFPMYTAYLEGWGLYCEYLGEELGMYKDNYSLFGRYCMEIMRASRLVVDTGMHAFGWSYEKALIFLEEKTFLDRKSLEMECKRYITIPGQACAYKVGEIKIKQLRQKATEALGDQFDVRDFHSVILKCRAGPMSFLEQEVDKYIRQKLIK, from the exons ATGGCGGACAGCGATGTTCGAGCCCTCTGTGATGAGTTCTGGCAGTGGAGAATGCGACAGAGCCCCGAGTTTGCATCATTCTGTGGAGATCAGCGGTACTCACATCTGTTAGATGAGATCGATACGAAAGCTTTTCTCAGTTTTGag TCTGATGTCTCCAAGCTTATTAAGAAGGCTGAAGAAATACAAATGAAGAACTTATCAAGCAGTGCAAAAACTGACCTACTTTTAATGAAGGATCAAATTCAGACATTTCAAAAGGGAATGAAATATAAGGG TTGGTATTTTCCGATCAACTTTATGGACGGCTTGCATGCTGATGTTCCTAAGGTTATAAACATGAGTCCAACTCATACAGAGGAAGACTTCAGAAAtctgaataaaagaattgaatgtTATGGGAAAAAG GCAAAAAGTTGTATACAGGTCTTAAAGGAAGGCGTTGAAAATGGCTATGTTCAACACCGATTCTCTGTA GAAATAGTACCAGATCAAATAAACGAAATGATTAGTCCAGATCTTACCCCAGACAAAGATGTCTTTCTTTCTCCTTACAAGAAGGGTCCATCAGAGAATATAGAATCCACCATATG GGATAAACTCTTGGAGGAAGCCAAAGATATAGTCAGAACGTGTGTGAGACCAAGCTTTAAAGAGCTGGCTGAATACATACAAAAT GACTATATGAAACACACCCGCCCAAGTATTGCTCACAGCTCCCTGCCCAATGGCCAGGCCCTGTATCAAGCCTGTCTGGATTTCCATCTCTCCCTCTCAATGACCCCACAGGAGGTGTTTGACCTTGGGCAGGCAGAGGTTGAGAGGATCACTCAGGCAATGAGGAAAATTGCCAGAGAGGAGGGATATGGAGACAATATAGCCAAGTTCAAGGAAGCGCTTGGGAAAAGAgaagaatttttctttaaaactccT gaagatcttttggaatatgtcaACCACATTTGTTGCGAGGAAATTCAACCTAAATTATCACTGTTTTTTAAGGAATTTCCAAGCTCAAAACTAAG AATTGAACAGACACCTCCTCTAATGGCCAGCGGTCCGATTGCTTTTTACTTCGGTGGTTCTCCGGACGGATCCAGACCTGGGGTATACTACGTCAGGACAACAAACCTGAAAGGAAG TCCAAAATATGAACTGATGGCTATAAGTCTGCATGAAGGGGAGCCAGGCCACCATTTTCAG ACAATGACTTCTATGGAGATGAAGGACATTCATGCCTTCAGGAGGGCCCAGGAAGACATGAACTATGCATGGGTGCCCTCTAGATTCCCCATGTATACTGCATATCTAGAG GGATGGGGTTTGTATTGTGAGTATCTTGGAGAAGAACTTGGAATGTACAAAGACAACTACTCTTT ATTTGGAAGATACTGTATGGAGATAATGAGAGCCTCACGCCTAGTGGTGGACACAGGAATGCATGCTTTTGG ATGGTCCTATGAAAAAGCTCTTATCTTCTTGGAAGAGAAAACATTTTTGGATAGAAAATCCCTGGAGATGGAATGTAAACGATACATAACTATACCAGGGCAGGCATGTGCTTACAAAGTGGGGGAAATCAAGATCAAGCAGCTCAGACAAAAAGCCACGGAAGCATTag ggGACCAATTTGATGTTAGGGATTTTCATTCTGTGATTTTGAAATGTAGGGCTGGACCAATGAGTTTTCTGGAACAAGAAGTTGACAAGTACATTAGACAGAAACTAATAAAATAG